A portion of the Algimonas porphyrae genome contains these proteins:
- a CDS encoding glutathione S-transferase N-terminal domain-containing protein, with the protein MKLYTMAGTCALAPNIAVAWKDAPIEIVNLERGEHKGEAYLSINPRGQVPALVFDDGDVLTEATAILDYIGTTYGNDPAFGRDHPLGRKEAEALSYLSSEVHAAFKGHFSPGTYADTPQTEKIVRHKTYARLDGYFQRLNDWIAESDGPWLLSQRSFADAYLYIVMRWIERTPLKLKDYPNLAAHQRAMEQDDGVKLALERQGMKGAGG; encoded by the coding sequence ATGAAACTCTACACCATGGCTGGCACCTGCGCGCTGGCACCAAACATTGCGGTGGCGTGGAAGGATGCGCCCATCGAGATCGTCAATCTGGAACGTGGCGAGCATAAGGGTGAGGCCTATCTTTCCATCAATCCGCGCGGACAGGTGCCGGCGCTGGTGTTCGATGACGGCGATGTGCTGACTGAGGCGACGGCAATCCTCGACTATATCGGCACGACTTACGGCAATGATCCGGCCTTCGGACGCGATCACCCCCTGGGCCGCAAGGAGGCCGAAGCCCTCTCCTACCTCTCATCCGAAGTCCATGCGGCCTTCAAAGGTCACTTCTCGCCCGGCACCTATGCCGATACGCCGCAAACGGAAAAGATCGTCCGCCACAAGACCTACGCCCGCCTGGACGGCTATTTCCAGCGGCTGAACGACTGGATCGCAGAGAGTGACGGCCCTTGGCTGTTGTCGCAGCGTAGCTTCGCCGACGCCTATCTCTATATCGTCATGCGCTGGATAGAGCGGACGCCGCTCAAGCTGAAAGACTATCCGAACCTCGCCGCCCATCAGCGCGCGATGGAACAGGATGACGGCGTAAAGTTGGCACTGGAGCGGCAGGGGATGAAAGGGGCAGGCGGTTAG
- a CDS encoding DMT family transporter → MISLRQTIWLTGFALIAFAGNSVLARLALVGGSIDVVSFTAIRILSGALVLAALVGIGRTVRTGRWSGALSLLAYAALFSLAYLRLDTGMGALILFASVQITMIGWGFRSGERMGPAQLVGVGLALCGLVWLLLPGLSRPDPLAAVAMILSGVGWGIYSLLGRAAGRPTEVTAGNFARAALLGVPVYALAVLVPVEMHLSTSGVILAIASGALTSGLGYAVWYRALKGLSATRGGIVQLAVPPLSALGGVVLLSEPLTIRFVLASAIILIGIALAILGRSAYANSK, encoded by the coding sequence ATGATTTCGCTGCGACAGACCATCTGGCTGACAGGGTTCGCCCTGATCGCCTTTGCGGGAAATTCCGTGCTTGCACGTCTCGCTCTGGTCGGCGGCAGTATTGATGTCGTCTCGTTTACGGCAATCCGCATCCTGTCTGGTGCGTTGGTTCTGGCGGCCCTTGTCGGCATTGGCCGGACGGTCCGGACCGGACGCTGGAGCGGGGCGCTGTCCCTGCTGGCATATGCCGCGCTCTTTTCACTCGCTTATCTCCGGCTGGATACGGGCATGGGCGCGTTGATCCTGTTCGCCAGCGTACAGATCACCATGATTGGCTGGGGGTTTCGGTCAGGTGAACGGATGGGTCCGGCGCAGTTGGTCGGCGTCGGTCTCGCCCTGTGCGGTCTGGTCTGGCTGTTGCTGCCGGGATTGTCCCGACCTGATCCGCTTGCGGCTGTCGCCATGATTTTGTCGGGTGTCGGTTGGGGCATCTATTCCCTGCTGGGACGCGCAGCGGGACGGCCGACGGAGGTGACCGCCGGGAATTTTGCTCGTGCTGCCCTTCTCGGTGTGCCGGTTTACGCGCTTGCCGTTCTGGTCCCTGTCGAGATGCATCTGTCGACGTCCGGCGTGATTCTAGCCATTGCCTCGGGCGCGCTGACGTCGGGTCTGGGCTATGCTGTCTGGTACCGCGCACTGAAAGGTTTGAGTGCGACGCGGGGGGGCATCGTTCAGCTCGCCGTGCCGCCACTGTCCGCGCTGGGCGGTGTTGTTCTGTTGAGCGAACCACTGACGATCCGTTTCGTGCTGGCGAGCGCGATCATCCTTATCGGAATCGCGCTCGCCATTCTGGGTCGGTCTGCTTACGCAAACTCGAAATAG
- a CDS encoding pirin family protein produces the protein MMTRRTAIATAAAASAASAQANLAQATSAVANPNDRIPARGALASGLTLRPAEARGKADHGWLRSAHSFSFANYFDPEHMGFEALRVINDDWVAGGGGFPMHPHRDAEIFSYVLKGGLQHRDSMGNGSTVQAGGVQYMSAGSGVTHSEFNPSQDAPMQFLQVWLLPNVQGAEPRYDTMDISSKDKDGKLSLFLSPDGRDGSMAMRADADIYAATLQGDQTIDHMMGDGTRGWIQIAEGSVTVNGAALRRGDGLAIREAGRLEFRDGEDAELLYFEFA, from the coding sequence ATGATGACCCGAAGAACAGCCATCGCCACAGCCGCAGCTGCAAGCGCAGCATCGGCCCAGGCCAATCTAGCCCAGGCAACATCAGCCGTGGCAAACCCCAACGACCGGATACCCGCCCGAGGCGCTTTGGCGTCCGGACTGACCCTGCGGCCTGCAGAAGCCCGCGGCAAAGCCGATCATGGCTGGCTGCGCTCTGCGCACAGCTTTTCCTTCGCCAATTATTTCGATCCCGAGCATATGGGTTTCGAGGCCCTGCGCGTTATCAATGATGACTGGGTTGCGGGCGGCGGTGGCTTTCCCATGCATCCGCATCGGGACGCGGAGATCTTCTCCTACGTGCTGAAAGGCGGGCTGCAGCACCGTGACTCCATGGGCAACGGGTCGACCGTGCAGGCAGGCGGCGTGCAATATATGAGCGCAGGCTCTGGCGTGACCCATAGTGAGTTCAACCCGTCGCAGGACGCGCCGATGCAGTTCCTGCAGGTCTGGCTTCTGCCCAATGTGCAAGGCGCGGAACCACGCTACGATACCATGGACATCAGCTCGAAGGACAAGGACGGCAAGCTGTCCCTTTTCCTGTCGCCCGACGGGCGGGACGGCTCCATGGCAATGCGCGCAGACGCCGACATCTATGCGGCAACGCTCCAAGGTGATCAGACCATCGATCACATGATGGGTGATGGGACGCGCGGTTGGATCCAAATCGCAGAGGGTTCTGTCACGGTTAACGGCGCAGCGCTACGCCGGGGCGACGGGTTGGCCATACGCGAGGCCGGTCGCCTCGAATTCCGCGACGGCGAAGACGCCGAACTACTCTATTTCGAGTTTGCGTAA
- a CDS encoding FMN-dependent NADH-azoreductase produces the protein MSHPLSILRVDSSARQEGSVSRDLADLFIDQIAETRPVHVRTRDVSTGLPVVTADWVNANFTPEAERTNAQTSTLNGSDSLIDEIDQADLLVISLPIYNFGVPASLKLWIDQIARAGKTFRYTENGPVGLLSGKRAVILVASGGTKVGSEIDFATPYLRHVMGFIGITDVEILVADQLMMNGADKVEKTRTQVRTLAA, from the coding sequence ATGTCACATCCCCTATCCATCCTTCGCGTTGACTCCTCGGCCCGCCAAGAAGGATCCGTCAGCCGGGACCTCGCCGATCTATTCATCGACCAGATTGCCGAAACCCGCCCCGTTCATGTCCGCACAAGAGATGTGAGCACCGGCCTACCCGTCGTCACAGCCGATTGGGTCAACGCCAATTTCACGCCGGAGGCTGAGCGGACAAACGCGCAGACATCCACTCTCAATGGATCGGACAGTCTGATCGATGAAATCGACCAAGCCGATCTGCTCGTCATCAGCCTTCCGATCTATAATTTCGGGGTCCCGGCTTCGCTGAAGCTCTGGATCGATCAGATTGCGCGGGCAGGAAAAACCTTCCGCTATACGGAAAACGGCCCGGTCGGCCTGCTCTCCGGTAAGCGCGCCGTCATTCTGGTCGCGTCAGGCGGCACAAAGGTCGGCAGCGAGATCGATTTCGCCACACCCTATCTGCGTCATGTGATGGGCTTCATCGGAATCACGGATGTCGAAATCTTAGTCGCAGACCAGCTCATGATGAACGGCGCAGACAAGGTCGAAAAGACCCGGACGCAGGTTCGCACACTCGCAGCCTGA
- a CDS encoding LysR family transcriptional regulator has product MDRFIEAQILVATVEAGSITGAADTLSLDKSVVSRRIKALEARLGTKLLNRSTRTLSLTDAGRSYYGRAQSLIRDWRDMEDEVSGADCALAGPIRIAAPLSFGLTQLGPALIDFQRDHPDIRLDVDFSDRKIDLIADGFDIAIRIGRLDDSALVARKLGDVRMVCAASPDWLKNHASIETPDDLRGAAELRYGLRQGKSWSFLAPDGSRHSVSLDPVMRASNGDFLRDAAKAGLGLVIEPDFILCDDVRAGHLVQLLPGYVFDAPSVYAVWPPQRHLARRVRVLVDSLVARFEGRPPWSLEGLKRSN; this is encoded by the coding sequence ATGGACCGGTTCATTGAAGCACAGATTCTCGTTGCCACAGTGGAAGCCGGGAGCATCACAGGCGCGGCGGATACATTGTCTCTGGACAAGTCGGTCGTCTCGCGCCGGATCAAGGCATTGGAAGCACGGCTGGGTACAAAGCTGCTGAATCGGTCGACGCGGACTCTGTCGCTGACAGATGCCGGGCGCAGCTATTATGGCCGTGCGCAGTCTCTGATCCGCGATTGGCGTGACATGGAGGATGAGGTTAGCGGAGCGGACTGCGCCTTGGCTGGCCCCATTCGGATTGCCGCGCCCCTCTCATTCGGGCTCACGCAGCTGGGACCGGCCCTGATCGACTTTCAGCGTGATCATCCGGATATAAGGCTTGATGTCGATTTTTCAGACCGCAAAATTGATCTTATCGCCGATGGCTTCGACATCGCCATCCGGATTGGCAGACTTGATGACAGCGCGCTCGTGGCGCGAAAGCTAGGCGATGTTCGCATGGTCTGCGCCGCCTCGCCAGACTGGCTGAAAAACCATGCCTCCATCGAGACGCCTGACGATCTGCGTGGAGCGGCCGAGCTGCGTTATGGATTGCGACAGGGAAAAAGCTGGTCATTCCTCGCGCCTGACGGATCTCGCCACTCCGTCAGTCTGGACCCGGTGATGCGAGCCAGTAATGGTGACTTTTTGCGCGACGCAGCAAAGGCCGGACTGGGTCTGGTGATCGAGCCCGACTTCATTCTGTGCGACGATGTCCGCGCTGGGCATCTGGTGCAGCTTCTGCCCGGATATGTTTTCGACGCGCCGAGTGTCTATGCCGTCTGGCCACCGCAACGCCACCTTGCGCGGCGAGTCCGGGTGCTTGTCGACTCGCTGGTCGCGCGGTTCGAGGGGCGTCCGCCTTGGTCCCTCGAAGGCCTCAAGCGCAGCAACTAG
- a CDS encoding TonB-dependent receptor produces MALALLTVSPAMAQLVDDEIIVTARRVSETLLEAPVAVTALSEAQIENLGIQSVDDIARHTAGFSFSNAFGRTTERPVIRGAANILAGVQFGVEAGAAYFVDGVYYSGDLQALDIRNVERVEVVKGPQSALYGRNTYSGAINFITKRPSSSGTEGSFEAIVAEDDEYQVYGRISQSLIEDVWGFSLSGRYYEYGGDSAWKNAADNGRQMGEEQSLNLNATMDVNFSESTTAIFRLGYADDEDSARPFRLIGAEQNNCSPGYRSGAYYDPNLNPLPPFLPPPPFAGIFPNTVTTDSNFQYFCGELSQFEDLDPAQDINGTPFLGVERQMVFGTALFEHQFDSGWDLTMSAGYRKQDLLTGSDSDHQVGGINFVAISPFFSIPTDNAFLNTTDTGEVEDISLEARLSTDPAKRVRASVGGYYYDQTNEGQSGALSRRTADDRLGLAPSNTLTIENKAVFGTLDFDMSDALTVSLEGRYQEETKGRQEFGGATTAAYDQSVTFDDFVYKAILSYDISDDFSTYGSYARGVKPGGVNGSIGVASGDEFYEPENVDAFELGLKGRFLDNGRFTLSGYLNDISQYQLTTPVAAIAGGNVNSVATNQGNAEIMGLEFEGSYDLSDYLRVGGSYAWTDAEFTSGCDDFQFTLNSGGYLIAAFDRTNPPTTGTIRGSANPTVPTYDPDGLFTGNLSCDISGNKVPLTSEHQVSLYTQANFPITDSMNGFINADFTHESSKFIQVHNLMETGATNILSGQIGVTYDNIRLEIFGRNLTDERTPPAATRWFDLLEGFNTISSQIPGATSIDRNVTGPRSTFLSYRRGRQIGARIQVDF; encoded by the coding sequence GTGGCACTGGCACTGCTGACTGTCTCGCCCGCCATGGCGCAACTGGTCGATGATGAGATCATCGTGACAGCCCGTCGGGTCTCAGAGACATTACTGGAAGCCCCTGTGGCGGTGACGGCTCTGTCGGAAGCCCAGATCGAAAATCTGGGGATCCAGAGCGTTGACGATATTGCCCGCCATACGGCTGGCTTCTCCTTCTCCAACGCTTTCGGCCGGACAACAGAACGCCCCGTTATTCGCGGCGCTGCCAATATCCTGGCGGGCGTGCAATTCGGCGTTGAAGCGGGTGCAGCCTACTTCGTTGACGGGGTCTATTATTCGGGTGATCTGCAAGCGCTGGACATCCGCAATGTCGAGCGCGTCGAAGTCGTGAAAGGTCCGCAATCGGCGCTTTATGGCCGGAATACCTATTCCGGGGCGATCAACTTCATCACCAAGCGGCCCAGCAGTTCAGGGACGGAAGGTTCATTCGAAGCCATTGTGGCCGAGGATGACGAGTATCAGGTCTATGGCCGGATTTCACAGTCGCTGATTGAAGATGTGTGGGGCTTCTCGCTCTCAGGCCGCTATTACGAATATGGCGGTGACAGTGCCTGGAAAAACGCCGCCGACAATGGGCGGCAGATGGGCGAGGAACAGTCTCTCAATCTGAACGCGACGATGGACGTGAATTTCAGCGAATCGACCACGGCGATCTTCCGCCTTGGCTATGCCGATGATGAAGACAGTGCGCGCCCATTCCGTCTGATCGGGGCTGAGCAGAACAACTGTTCTCCGGGTTACCGCTCGGGTGCCTACTACGACCCCAATCTCAATCCGCTGCCGCCATTTTTGCCCCCGCCCCCATTTGCGGGAATTTTCCCGAATACGGTGACGACGGACAGCAACTTCCAGTATTTCTGTGGTGAACTCTCCCAATTTGAAGATCTCGATCCGGCACAGGATATCAATGGAACGCCGTTCCTCGGTGTGGAACGGCAAATGGTCTTCGGCACGGCGCTGTTCGAGCATCAGTTCGACAGCGGATGGGATCTGACGATGTCGGCAGGTTACCGCAAACAGGATCTGCTGACGGGCTCCGATTCAGATCATCAGGTCGGCGGTATCAACTTCGTCGCGATCAGTCCTTTCTTCTCGATCCCGACGGATAATGCGTTTCTGAACACGACAGATACGGGCGAGGTCGAGGATATTTCCCTCGAAGCACGCCTGAGTACGGATCCAGCCAAGCGTGTCCGCGCATCGGTTGGCGGTTATTATTACGACCAGACAAATGAGGGCCAGTCCGGCGCTCTGTCTCGCCGCACCGCGGATGACCGTCTGGGCCTGGCACCGAGCAATACGCTGACGATCGAGAACAAGGCCGTCTTCGGCACGCTCGACTTCGACATGTCAGACGCGCTGACCGTCTCGCTGGAAGGTCGTTATCAGGAAGAAACCAAAGGCCGTCAGGAATTTGGCGGGGCGACAACGGCAGCTTACGATCAGAGCGTCACCTTTGATGATTTCGTCTATAAGGCCATTCTGTCCTACGACATTAGCGATGATTTCTCGACCTATGGTTCCTATGCGCGCGGCGTGAAGCCGGGTGGGGTCAACGGATCGATCGGTGTCGCTTCAGGCGATGAATTCTATGAACCAGAAAATGTCGATGCTTTCGAACTGGGTCTGAAAGGCCGATTCCTCGATAATGGCCGTTTCACCCTGTCGGGCTATCTCAACGATATTTCGCAATATCAGCTGACAACGCCTGTGGCGGCTATCGCGGGTGGCAATGTCAACTCCGTGGCCACGAACCAGGGTAATGCCGAAATCATGGGCCTGGAATTCGAAGGCAGCTATGATCTGAGCGATTATCTGCGCGTCGGCGGTTCCTATGCCTGGACGGATGCAGAATTCACCTCGGGCTGTGACGACTTCCAGTTCACGCTGAATTCTGGCGGTTATCTGATTGCCGCGTTCGACCGGACCAACCCGCCGACAACGGGAACGATCCGCGGGTCAGCCAATCCGACGGTCCCGACATATGATCCTGACGGTCTGTTCACGGGGAACCTGTCATGCGATATTTCGGGGAATAAAGTGCCGCTGACGTCGGAGCATCAGGTCTCGCTCTACACGCAGGCCAACTTCCCGATCACCGACTCGATGAATGGCTTCATCAATGCGGACTTCACGCATGAAAGTTCCAAATTCATCCAGGTTCACAATCTGATGGAAACGGGCGCGACGAACATCCTGTCGGGTCAGATCGGTGTCACCTATGACAATATCCGGCTCGAAATCTTCGGTCGTAATCTTACGGATGAGCGGACGCCACCGGCTGCGACCCGTTGGTTTGATCTGCTCGAGGGCTTCAATACGATCAGCTCGCAGATCCCGGGCGCGACCTCCATTGACCGGAATGTCACGGGCCCACGCTCAACCTTCCTGTCCTATCGCCGGGGTCGCCAGATCGGCGCCCGCATTCAGGTCGATTTCTAG
- a CDS encoding VOC family protein: MKQFIIASALVMATACSQATQTITENEVERATKVAAPDAGAQAFPTDLRRTSLIVSDMDESLKLYRDVLGFEVNYDTEVTMSGVALPAGEPGATARLVLLSSNDSWVGWIGLLQWLDPVLPTPEPRRRMGVGDAILVFNTENVDEHCDAAAALPGIYMTMPASNTTYPARAGGDPIVVRTCYLFDRDGYFMELNKVLDRDNYNRDGSAE, translated from the coding sequence ATGAAACAGTTCATAATCGCGTCGGCACTGGTGATGGCGACGGCCTGTTCCCAGGCAACGCAGACCATTACGGAAAATGAAGTTGAGCGCGCGACCAAGGTCGCGGCCCCGGATGCGGGGGCGCAGGCTTTCCCCACCGATCTGCGCCGCACCTCGCTGATCGTTTCGGATATGGACGAAAGTCTGAAGCTCTATCGGGACGTGCTGGGGTTTGAGGTCAATTACGACACGGAGGTCACGATGAGCGGCGTTGCATTGCCTGCCGGGGAACCGGGAGCGACGGCGCGTCTGGTTCTGCTGTCATCCAATGATAGCTGGGTCGGCTGGATCGGTCTTCTGCAATGGCTTGACCCGGTGCTACCGACGCCTGAACCCCGACGGCGCATGGGCGTGGGCGATGCCATTCTGGTTTTTAACACGGAAAATGTCGACGAACATTGCGATGCGGCGGCTGCGTTGCCGGGCATCTACATGACCATGCCCGCTTCCAACACAACCTATCCGGCGCGCGCAGGGGGAGATCCGATCGTTGTGCGAACATGCTATTTGTTCGACCGGGACGGCTATTTCATGGAACTGAACAAGGTGCTGGACCGCGACAATTATAACCGCGATGGCAGTGCCGAATAA
- a CDS encoding MDR family NADP-dependent oxidoreductase encodes MKQAVLRYALTDKPTAADFALIDVAAPECPDGGILAQVRYISLDPYVGTRLRGQHMGEAAPEPGAGLIPGAVVAEVIESRSDKAKPGQFIHAMDGGWVEAVALSNAQFQVVDPDAAPLESYVGVLGMPGLTAWAGVTQLARIKSGDTFMVDAASGPVGATAAQIARTRGAGRTIGIAGGPEKCSLAVTRFGFDRCLDYKSDGWTDQLADALPDGLDVHFENVGDQMLGIAMQHLNLYGRVVLCGLAAHYHGGPAAMTSVGIIIGKRAQVSGLVVYDFYNRWDEFRAEVAPHVKSGAIAYIHDQVDGLAGAGGLMERLVRGQNVGKAVVKL; translated from the coding sequence ATGAAGCAGGCCGTTCTCAGATACGCACTGACCGACAAACCCACAGCGGCGGACTTCGCCCTGATCGATGTCGCTGCGCCGGAATGCCCGGACGGCGGTATCTTGGCTCAGGTCCGCTACATTTCTCTGGATCCTTATGTCGGGACGCGTCTGCGGGGACAGCATATGGGCGAGGCTGCGCCTGAGCCCGGTGCCGGATTGATCCCGGGCGCTGTCGTCGCAGAAGTGATCGAGAGCCGTTCCGACAAGGCGAAGCCCGGTCAGTTCATTCACGCCATGGATGGCGGCTGGGTCGAAGCCGTCGCCCTGAGCAATGCGCAGTTTCAAGTCGTCGATCCGGATGCCGCGCCACTGGAATCCTATGTGGGGGTGCTGGGCATGCCCGGCCTGACAGCGTGGGCAGGCGTGACGCAGCTGGCCAGGATCAAGTCCGGCGATACATTCATGGTCGACGCGGCCTCCGGCCCGGTCGGCGCGACTGCGGCACAGATCGCCAGAACACGCGGGGCCGGGAGGACCATCGGCATTGCCGGCGGACCTGAGAAATGCAGCCTGGCCGTAACACGGTTCGGGTTCGATCGCTGTCTGGATTACAAGTCCGATGGCTGGACGGATCAGCTCGCCGACGCCCTGCCCGACGGCCTGGATGTCCATTTCGAGAATGTCGGCGACCAGATGCTCGGCATCGCCATGCAGCATCTCAATCTCTATGGACGAGTGGTTCTGTGCGGTCTCGCCGCCCATTATCATGGCGGGCCGGCTGCCATGACGTCGGTCGGCATTATTATCGGCAAACGCGCGCAGGTTTCGGGTCTCGTCGTCTATGACTTTTACAACCGCTGGGATGAATTTCGCGCTGAGGTCGCACCGCACGTCAAATCCGGAGCCATTGCCTATATCCACGATCAGGTCGACGGGCTGGCAGGAGCAGGCGGTCTGATGGAACGGCTCGTGCGCGGCCAGAATGTCGGAAAGGCAGTCGTGAAATTATGA
- a CDS encoding FAD-binding oxidoreductase, whose protein sequence is MNKPLIDSLTQLLGADGLSDREADRALFSEDIWAKGELADFVISPRTTEQLAEAVRVAHRAKIRLNPRGGGMSYTKGYTPDRDGVAMLDLSQMTDIIEINEADMTVTVQAGVTWAQLYDALSAKGLRTPFWGPLSGLTSTIGGGLSQNNAFFGAGAHGPSTDSVTSLTVVLADGTIVRTGTAASEKGKPFWRQYGPDLTGLFLSDAGSFGYKAEATLRLIPLPTHEDHASFEFDDASSWSKAMAEMGRLGFACELFGFDPNLQVVRMTRASLASDFKTLGNVVTKAKGGLLRGIKDGAKVVLSGRSFMDDAAYSLHWMVEGYSEGEVAGKMRRLKEIVSRHAGREIENSIPKIMRTNPFGPLNSILGPQGERWVPIHGIVPMGDGPACVAAMDAMFATMKPELDKHDIVTGYLLTTLSTNGFLVEPVFIWPEEIHPIHEQTVEPGVLKRAKRFEANPEATALVTQARQNVMDIFTDFGAAHFQIGRTYPYHDNMSEEAKSVLEGIKALLDPDGLVNAGALGLNRA, encoded by the coding sequence ATGAACAAGCCCCTTATCGACAGCCTGACACAACTTCTCGGAGCGGACGGGCTGTCCGACCGGGAGGCCGACCGCGCTTTGTTTTCAGAGGATATCTGGGCCAAGGGTGAACTGGCAGACTTCGTCATATCGCCTCGCACGACGGAGCAGCTTGCGGAAGCCGTGCGTGTGGCGCACCGGGCGAAAATACGCCTCAACCCACGTGGCGGTGGCATGAGCTATACCAAGGGTTACACACCGGATCGTGACGGCGTGGCGATGCTCGACCTGTCGCAGATGACGGATATTATCGAGATCAACGAAGCCGACATGACTGTCACAGTGCAGGCCGGGGTGACATGGGCGCAGCTTTACGACGCGCTATCGGCAAAAGGCCTGCGCACACCGTTCTGGGGCCCGCTATCCGGCCTGACGTCGACCATTGGTGGCGGCCTGTCGCAGAATAATGCTTTTTTCGGAGCGGGCGCGCACGGCCCATCGACTGATTCTGTTACATCGCTGACCGTCGTACTCGCGGACGGCACGATTGTCAGAACCGGCACAGCGGCCAGCGAAAAAGGCAAGCCGTTCTGGCGGCAATATGGCCCGGATCTGACGGGTTTGTTTTTGTCTGATGCCGGGAGTTTCGGCTACAAGGCCGAAGCGACCCTGCGTCTGATACCCCTGCCCACGCATGAAGATCACGCTAGTTTCGAATTCGACGACGCGTCCAGCTGGTCGAAAGCCATGGCCGAAATGGGCCGCCTTGGCTTTGCCTGCGAACTGTTCGGCTTCGACCCGAACCTGCAGGTCGTACGCATGACGCGTGCTAGCCTAGCCTCCGATTTCAAGACGCTAGGGAATGTCGTGACCAAGGCCAAGGGCGGACTGCTCAGGGGAATCAAGGACGGTGCCAAGGTCGTTCTGTCAGGCCGCAGCTTCATGGACGACGCTGCCTACAGCCTTCACTGGATGGTCGAAGGCTATAGTGAGGGCGAAGTCGCCGGCAAGATGCGCCGCCTGAAGGAAATCGTGTCTCGTCACGCGGGACGCGAAATCGAAAATTCGATCCCGAAAATCATGCGCACCAATCCGTTCGGCCCGCTCAATTCCATTCTGGGTCCGCAGGGCGAGCGCTGGGTTCCCATTCACGGCATCGTCCCGATGGGCGACGGCCCAGCCTGCGTTGCTGCGATGGACGCCATGTTCGCGACGATGAAGCCGGAGCTCGACAAGCATGACATTGTTACCGGCTATCTGCTCACCACATTATCGACCAACGGCTTTCTGGTGGAGCCTGTCTTCATCTGGCCCGAGGAAATCCATCCGATCCATGAACAGACGGTCGAACCCGGCGTCCTCAAACGCGCGAAACGGTTCGAAGCCAATCCGGAGGCGACTGCACTGGTGACCCAGGCGCGCCAGAATGTGATGGACATTTTCACCGACTTCGGTGCTGCCCACTTCCAGATCGGGCGGACCTATCCCTACCACGACAATATGTCCGAGGAGGCGAAGTCCGTGCTGGAAGGCATCAAGGCGCTGCTGGACCCTGACGGCCTCGTCAATGCCGGGGCTCTCGGATTGAACAGGGCCTGA